Proteins encoded in a region of the Altererythrobacter ishigakiensis genome:
- a CDS encoding dienelactone hydrolase family protein, translating to MCDEEKITRWAREGLTRREFGVLGATAVAAACAPSDGMAQDQVETVSSPGFPAWTEQEVSFATDDGTMDGWFVAPTSGPAPAVIIWPDIAGLRDSKKAMARRLADRGYTALVVNQYYRDTPAPIWQDFADFAGNGGWGRAREMRGKLDADAIMRDATAAVAFLDSRAEVDSERGIGTQGYCMGGPFTMWSAAAVPSRIKAAASFHGGGLVREDNPKSPHRLFGQMDASLLVAIAQDDDTEAPDEKNTLRKAAAAVGRDATVEVFAGDHGWCVPDSPAYAEAEAERAWAALLKLYEGAL from the coding sequence ATGTGCGATGAAGAAAAGATCACCCGCTGGGCTCGCGAAGGGCTGACGCGACGCGAGTTTGGTGTGCTTGGCGCCACTGCGGTGGCCGCAGCCTGCGCTCCGAGTGATGGGATGGCTCAAGATCAGGTCGAGACGGTTTCTTCGCCGGGATTTCCCGCGTGGACCGAGCAGGAGGTCAGCTTCGCGACCGATGACGGCACAATGGATGGCTGGTTTGTTGCGCCCACGTCTGGCCCTGCGCCTGCGGTGATTATCTGGCCGGATATCGCAGGCCTTAGAGATAGCAAGAAGGCTATGGCCCGGCGGTTGGCTGACCGCGGATACACAGCGTTGGTGGTGAACCAGTATTACCGCGACACGCCTGCCCCTATTTGGCAGGATTTCGCCGACTTCGCGGGGAATGGTGGCTGGGGACGCGCCCGTGAAATGCGCGGCAAGCTGGACGCAGATGCAATCATGCGCGATGCAACCGCTGCCGTGGCTTTTCTCGACAGCCGTGCGGAAGTCGATAGCGAACGCGGCATTGGAACGCAGGGCTATTGCATGGGCGGCCCCTTCACAATGTGGAGCGCCGCTGCTGTCCCGTCTCGCATAAAGGCTGCCGCCAGTTTTCACGGCGGCGGGCTGGTGCGGGAGGACAACCCGAAGAGCCCGCACAGACTGTTTGGCCAGATGGACGCCAGCCTGCTTGTCGCGATTGCGCAGGATGACGATACTGAAGCGCCGGACGAAAAAAACACGCTGCGCAAGGCAGCTGCAGCCGTCGGCCGGGATGCAACGGTTGAAGTCTTTGCCGGTGATCACGGCTGGTGTGTGCCCGATAGCCCCGCCTATGCCGAAGCAGAAGCGGAACGCGCCTGGGCTGCATTGCTCAAGCTATACGAGGGCGCTCTATAA
- a CDS encoding bifunctional transcriptional activator/DNA repair enzyme AdaA: protein MSDELIPSETAWSAVKRRDRSYDGRFVTGVLTTGIYCRPSCAARHPDRKNVRFFATGAEAREAGLRACKRCMPDDVGRDEAAVLAAIEEIKAAEGRPTLDELAAITDYSPTHFQRVFKRATGLSPAAYARALREERAKDALKGAARVSDAIYDAGYESPSRFYDGVEGKMGMTASDWKNGGAGRVIHWSIIETSIAPMLVAATDRGVCCLSFNEGEDELRARFPNAELAQGSPAFRELFEQVAAAVEDPSLDNSHIPLDVKGTAFQQRCWQALRQIPAGETRSYGEQAAMLGNPKASRAVGSANGANNIAVLIPCHRVVPASGGVGGYAYGPEIKAELLKRECND from the coding sequence ATGAGCGATGAACTGATCCCTAGCGAAACCGCATGGTCCGCCGTGAAGCGGCGTGACCGTAGCTATGATGGCCGCTTTGTTACCGGCGTACTGACAACCGGCATCTATTGCCGGCCCAGCTGTGCGGCGCGCCACCCGGATCGCAAGAACGTGCGCTTCTTTGCGACCGGTGCGGAGGCGAGGGAGGCAGGTCTGCGCGCATGCAAGCGGTGCATGCCTGACGATGTAGGCCGCGATGAAGCAGCTGTTCTGGCCGCGATTGAAGAGATCAAGGCTGCGGAAGGCAGGCCAACGCTGGATGAGCTCGCAGCCATTACCGACTACTCGCCAACCCATTTCCAACGGGTGTTCAAGCGCGCCACCGGTCTTTCGCCGGCAGCCTATGCACGTGCGCTTCGCGAAGAACGGGCGAAGGATGCGCTGAAGGGCGCAGCTAGGGTGAGCGATGCAATCTATGATGCGGGGTATGAATCGCCCAGCCGATTTTATGACGGAGTGGAAGGCAAGATGGGCATGACAGCCAGCGACTGGAAGAACGGCGGCGCTGGGCGTGTGATCCATTGGTCTATTATTGAGACTTCGATTGCGCCGATGCTTGTTGCCGCAACCGATAGGGGAGTGTGCTGCCTTTCATTCAACGAAGGTGAGGACGAGTTGCGCGCGCGTTTTCCTAACGCGGAACTCGCCCAAGGCAGCCCGGCATTTCGCGAACTGTTTGAACAAGTAGCCGCTGCCGTGGAGGACCCGTCGCTCGACAATTCGCACATTCCTTTGGATGTGAAAGGCACGGCGTTCCAGCAACGTTGCTGGCAAGCATTGCGCCAGATACCGGCTGGCGAAACGCGTAGTTATGGCGAGCAGGCAGCAATGCTGGGCAATCCCAAGGCGAGCCGCGCGGTCGGCAGCGCAAACGGCGCCAACAATATTGCCGTGCTGATCCCGTGTCACCGCGTTGTTCCGGCATCAGGCGGCGTGGGCGGCTATGCCTATGGACCCGAAATAAAGGCCGAACTGCTGAAGCGTGAGTGCAATGATTGA
- a CDS encoding primosomal protein N', with protein sequence MNRIRLLVFNRALEVLDYRVPDGMQVDLGSIVVAPLGPRQITGIVWEPERLPGQEVAAEKLRPILEVLSVPPLSAPLRRLIEWTADYYCASPSSVARMVISSGGALSGPTTMTEYRLSGGMPERMTPQREQAIEALQGEQATIRELAGIAGVSEGVLRGLVGQGVIEPVSVAIDRPFPPADPDFSVPELSADQREVADRLVQAVKAEEFAPFLLDGVTGSGKTETYFEPVAAAIRRGKQVLVLLPEIALTENFLNRFEQRFDAAPVQWHSSLKSTERRRAWRAISEGTAQVVVGARSALFLPYANLGLIIVDEAHEVSFKQDDGVRYNARDVSVMRARFEGFPVVLASATPALESLQMAESGIYEKLDLPSRFGGAQLPHIDTIDLTEEPPERQRWLAPRLVAALEDRLAKNEQSLLFLNRRGYAPLTLCRNCGFRFQCTSCSAWLVEHRLSQRLACHHCGHEETPPATCPECGEPDCLVACGPGVERIADEVRELFPEARIAVATSDTLNSPEKAAEFIAAAETGAVDIIIGTQLVTKGFHFPELTLVGVVDADLGLEGGDLRAGERTYQQVSQAAGRAGRGAKPGEVLIQTRHVEAPVIAALAEGNRDAFYEAETEARRYVGAPPFGRWAAIIISSEDDAEARQAANRLGDIRPNVEDVAILGPAPAPLAMLRGRYRYRFLVNARRSANLQKVITEWIAAQDFPPGVRIGIDIDPYSFV encoded by the coding sequence ATGAATCGCATCCGCCTTTTAGTCTTCAATCGCGCGCTCGAAGTGCTCGACTATCGTGTGCCAGACGGCATGCAAGTTGACCTGGGGTCAATCGTCGTCGCGCCGCTAGGACCGCGCCAGATCACCGGGATCGTTTGGGAACCCGAACGACTGCCGGGTCAGGAAGTGGCTGCGGAAAAGCTGCGCCCGATACTGGAGGTGCTGTCTGTTCCCCCGCTGTCCGCGCCCTTGAGGCGGCTGATCGAATGGACAGCGGACTACTATTGCGCATCTCCAAGCTCAGTCGCACGCATGGTGATCTCAAGCGGCGGCGCATTGAGCGGCCCGACCACAATGACCGAATACCGGCTGTCTGGCGGCATGCCCGAACGAATGACGCCGCAGCGCGAACAAGCAATTGAGGCATTGCAGGGCGAGCAAGCGACGATCCGCGAGCTTGCCGGCATCGCTGGTGTGTCCGAGGGCGTCCTGCGCGGGCTGGTCGGGCAAGGCGTTATCGAGCCGGTCTCTGTCGCAATTGACCGGCCTTTCCCGCCTGCTGACCCGGACTTTTCCGTACCTGAATTGTCGGCCGATCAGCGCGAGGTCGCAGACCGGCTGGTGCAAGCCGTGAAGGCCGAAGAGTTTGCGCCTTTCCTGCTCGATGGAGTGACCGGATCAGGAAAAACCGAAACCTACTTCGAGCCTGTCGCCGCCGCCATTCGCAGGGGCAAGCAGGTGTTGGTCCTGCTGCCTGAGATCGCGCTGACAGAAAATTTTCTGAACCGTTTCGAGCAGCGCTTCGATGCAGCGCCGGTGCAATGGCATTCCTCGCTTAAGTCGACCGAACGCCGCCGTGCGTGGCGCGCCATCAGCGAGGGTACAGCACAAGTCGTGGTAGGGGCGCGATCCGCGCTATTCCTGCCTTATGCGAACCTTGGTTTGATTATCGTCGACGAAGCGCATGAAGTCAGCTTCAAGCAAGATGACGGCGTGCGATATAACGCGCGCGATGTCTCTGTGATGCGCGCGCGGTTTGAAGGCTTTCCGGTGGTGCTGGCCAGCGCTACCCCGGCACTCGAAAGCCTGCAAATGGCCGAAAGCGGGATTTACGAGAAACTCGATCTGCCCAGTCGTTTTGGCGGGGCCCAGCTGCCACATATCGACACGATTGACCTGACAGAAGAGCCGCCTGAAAGGCAACGCTGGCTCGCGCCGCGCCTCGTCGCTGCATTGGAAGATCGATTGGCCAAGAATGAGCAATCGCTGCTGTTCCTGAACCGCCGTGGCTATGCCCCGCTGACCCTGTGTCGGAATTGCGGGTTTCGTTTCCAATGTACCAGTTGTAGTGCGTGGCTGGTCGAGCACCGTCTGTCTCAGCGGCTGGCGTGCCATCATTGCGGACATGAGGAAACGCCGCCCGCGACGTGTCCCGAATGCGGCGAGCCCGATTGCTTGGTTGCGTGCGGACCGGGTGTCGAGCGAATTGCGGACGAAGTGCGCGAACTCTTCCCGGAAGCGCGGATCGCAGTCGCGACTTCGGACACGCTCAATTCGCCTGAAAAGGCAGCCGAATTCATCGCCGCCGCAGAGACTGGCGCGGTCGATATCATCATCGGCACTCAGCTGGTCACGAAAGGTTTTCACTTCCCCGAATTGACGCTCGTAGGCGTGGTCGACGCGGATTTGGGCCTCGAAGGGGGGGATTTACGCGCGGGCGAGCGCACCTATCAGCAAGTATCTCAGGCCGCCGGGCGAGCGGGGCGCGGCGCGAAGCCGGGCGAAGTCCTGATCCAGACGCGCCATGTCGAAGCGCCAGTGATCGCGGCCTTGGCAGAGGGTAATCGTGACGCATTCTATGAGGCCGAGACAGAAGCGCGGCGCTATGTCGGTGCGCCACCGTTCGGGCGCTGGGCGGCGATCATTATTTCGTCAGAGGACGATGCGGAGGCCCGGCAAGCAGCCAACCGGCTGGGCGACATTCGCCCAAATGTTGAGGATGTCGCAATCCTCGGGCCCGCCCCTGCCCCACTTGCGATGCTGCGCGGGCGATACCGTTATCGCTTCCTAGTCAACGCGCGGCGCAGCGCGAACCTGCAAAAGGTCATCACGGAGTGGATCGCCGCGCAGGATTTTCCGCCCGGCGTGCGCATTGGTATCGATATTGACCCCTATAGTTTCGTTTGA
- a CDS encoding glutathione S-transferase family protein translates to MLTVHHLRISQSERIVWLCEELGLEYDLKLYNRDPETRLAPPELKAIHPMEIAPVIEDGDLVLGESGAIVEYIVGKYAPDTDLVPGPDHPDFADHLYWFHFANATFMTNGMMQIAVGAVGAEMPPPLAKRVTNAWAQIEHRLGEADYLGGSSLTTADIMMVFQLTTSRAFNGMSIDDKPNLKAYLQRIGARDAYQRAMAKCEPGMPPKLD, encoded by the coding sequence ATGCTGACCGTCCACCACCTGCGAATTTCGCAATCCGAACGCATCGTCTGGCTGTGTGAGGAGCTGGGGCTCGAATATGATCTGAAGCTCTATAACCGTGATCCGGAGACACGGCTCGCTCCGCCGGAGCTGAAGGCGATCCATCCGATGGAAATCGCCCCGGTTATCGAGGATGGTGACCTTGTGCTGGGCGAAAGCGGCGCGATCGTGGAGTATATTGTCGGGAAATATGCGCCGGACACTGATCTGGTGCCCGGCCCCGACCATCCGGACTTCGCCGATCACCTTTATTGGTTCCACTTTGCCAATGCGACATTCATGACCAACGGCATGATGCAGATCGCGGTTGGCGCTGTTGGCGCGGAAATGCCGCCGCCGCTGGCCAAACGCGTGACCAATGCATGGGCACAGATCGAGCATCGACTTGGCGAGGCCGACTATTTAGGCGGCTCATCCCTGACCACGGCAGACATCATGATGGTGTTCCAGCTAACCACCAGCCGCGCGTTCAACGGGATGAGCATCGACGACAAGCCCAACCTGAAGGCCTATCTACAGCGGATCGGCGCACGCGACGCGTATCAGCGCGCTATGGCCAAATGTGAGCCCGGGATGCCGCCGAAGCTGGATTAA
- a CDS encoding cryptochrome/photolyase family protein, translating to MPNDRAGPILVPLLGDQLTRDLASLRGRAKDKTVILMVEVRDEATYVKHHKQKIALIFSAMRHFAAELSDDGWTVDYVKLTDQENSSSFTGEVARAVERHEPRAIHVVEASEWRVRQMQDEWPDKFACEVEVLPDDRFLCSHAEFEEWAEGRKHLTMEYFYREMRRKTGLLMRGDGKPVGGEWNLDKENREPPKDGMDPPERPKFEPDDITREVIELVESRFGDHFGSLERFEWPVTRAQAEEAADAFFADRIEKFGPYQDAIVHGSDDLYHSMLSTSINLGLLDPLELCRRAQQAYEDGKAPLNSVEGFIRQIIGWREYIRGFYWHFMPKLETANELGANRPLPEFYWTGETDMRCMADCIRSTHQNAHAHHIQRLMVLGNFALLAGIKPRDVQDWYLAVYADAYDWVEMPNVVGMILYADGGKLATKPYAASGNYINKMSDYCKECRYSMSKKTGDGACPFNPLYWHFIDRNRDRLESNHRIGRIYSTWDRMGEEKQREYLDSAEIFLDSLQPASKGWARNED from the coding sequence ATGCCCAATGACCGCGCCGGCCCTATCCTAGTCCCCCTTCTTGGCGATCAGCTGACGCGTGATCTGGCTAGTCTGCGCGGGCGGGCGAAGGACAAAACCGTTATCCTGATGGTGGAAGTTCGGGACGAGGCTACCTACGTCAAACATCACAAGCAAAAGATCGCGTTGATATTCTCCGCAATGCGCCATTTCGCCGCCGAGCTTAGCGACGACGGTTGGACGGTGGACTACGTCAAACTGACGGACCAAGAAAACTCAAGCAGCTTCACCGGGGAAGTTGCGCGCGCCGTGGAGCGTCACGAACCGCGCGCAATCCATGTTGTCGAAGCGAGCGAATGGCGTGTGCGCCAAATGCAGGACGAATGGCCCGACAAGTTTGCCTGTGAAGTCGAAGTTCTGCCCGACGACCGTTTCCTTTGCTCGCATGCCGAATTCGAAGAATGGGCCGAGGGCCGCAAGCATCTGACGATGGAGTACTTCTATCGCGAGATGCGCAGGAAAACCGGGCTTTTGATGCGCGGTGACGGCAAACCTGTCGGCGGCGAATGGAACCTCGACAAGGAAAACCGTGAGCCTCCCAAAGATGGGATGGACCCGCCCGAGCGGCCGAAATTCGAGCCCGACGATATCACCCGCGAAGTGATCGAATTGGTCGAAAGCCGGTTCGGCGATCACTTTGGATCGCTAGAGCGTTTCGAATGGCCAGTTACGCGCGCGCAGGCCGAAGAAGCCGCCGATGCCTTCTTCGCTGACCGGATCGAGAAGTTCGGCCCCTATCAGGACGCGATAGTGCACGGCTCTGATGACCTCTACCATTCGATGCTGTCGACCAGCATCAATTTGGGCCTGCTCGATCCGCTGGAACTGTGCCGGCGTGCACAGCAGGCATACGAAGACGGCAAAGCGCCACTCAATTCAGTCGAAGGATTCATCCGCCAAATCATCGGCTGGCGCGAGTATATTCGCGGGTTCTACTGGCATTTTATGCCGAAACTCGAGACCGCGAATGAGCTGGGTGCGAACCGCCCGCTGCCCGAGTTCTACTGGACTGGCGAAACGGACATGCGCTGCATGGCGGATTGCATTCGCTCCACTCATCAGAACGCGCACGCACACCATATTCAGCGATTGATGGTGCTCGGAAATTTCGCTCTGCTGGCAGGCATCAAGCCCCGCGATGTGCAGGACTGGTATCTCGCCGTCTATGCCGATGCCTATGACTGGGTCGAGATGCCCAATGTGGTCGGCATGATCCTGTATGCGGACGGCGGTAAGCTCGCGACAAAGCCCTATGCGGCGAGCGGAAACTACATCAACAAGATGTCCGATTACTGCAAGGAATGCCGCTATTCGATGTCGAAGAAGACCGGCGACGGCGCCTGCCCCTTCAACCCGCTCTATTGGCATTTCATTGACCGCAATCGCGACCGGCTCGAAAGCAACCACCGCATCGGGCGGATCTATTCAACCTGGGATCGGATGGGCGAGGAAAAACAGCGCGAATATCTTGATAGCGCAGAGATTTTTCTCGACTCTCTGCAGCCCGCCAGCAAAGGCTGGGCGCGAAACGAAGATTAA
- the fsa gene encoding fructose-6-phosphate aldolase — protein MKFFADTAEIDDIKELAATGLLDGVTTNPSLIAKSGRDFMEVTKEICGITDGPVSAEVVALDHETMMKEAEVLRKIADNVCIKVPLTIDGLKTCKALTEDGTMVNVTLCFSANQALLAAKAGATFISPFVGRHDDNGFDGMELIEDIRLIYDNYDFGTEILVASVRHVTHVLQSAKIGADVMTAPPKVIKSLFNHVLTDKGIEGFLKDWQATGQSIV, from the coding sequence ATGAAATTCTTTGCCGACACAGCCGAAATTGACGACATCAAGGAACTGGCCGCTACCGGTTTGCTCGATGGGGTGACGACCAACCCTTCGCTGATTGCCAAGTCGGGCCGCGATTTCATGGAAGTGACCAAGGAAATTTGCGGCATCACAGACGGCCCGGTCAGCGCGGAGGTTGTCGCACTTGATCACGAAACGATGATGAAAGAGGCCGAAGTCCTGCGCAAAATCGCGGACAATGTCTGCATCAAGGTTCCGCTGACGATTGACGGGCTGAAGACCTGCAAGGCGCTGACCGAAGATGGTACTATGGTGAATGTGACGCTGTGCTTCAGCGCCAATCAGGCGCTGCTCGCGGCGAAAGCCGGGGCGACCTTCATCAGCCCCTTTGTCGGCCGCCACGATGACAACGGCTTTGACGGTATGGAGCTGATCGAAGATATCCGGTTGATCTATGATAATTACGATTTCGGCACAGAAATCCTGGTCGCCAGTGTGCGCCATGTTACCCATGTGCTCCAAAGCGCGAAGATCGGGGCCGACGTTATGACCGCGCCGCCCAAGGTGATCAAATCGCTGTTTAATCACGTCCTGACAGATAAAGGGATTGAAGGCTTCCTGAAGGACTGGCAAGCCACCGGGCAATCAATAGTTTAA